The genomic region CGAACCTGGGCTGACTGCTACCTGATTGATTTTTTGTTCGAGTGCCCGGTGCTTCTCTGCGAGTTCCGCGAGATGAGCCGTGATCGTCATCAGTTGCCTCCTATGGAGATTGCCGACGTTGAAATCGTGCCACACGTTTCTCACGTTGTCCAACGCGTCTTAGGTCTGAGCTTGGATGTTTGATTTTTGTTACGGTTGCCGTCATAGCTGCGGCTATTAGTGATTCGTAAAATAAATTCAGACGATTAGAAAGGTCGCCCAGGTTCGCGCTTTGGAAGGCTTGCCAGACGTGAGGCAATCGCCCAAAAGCGACGGACAGTCGATCCGGGTAGCGACAGGGAATAGGCATGGAGCGACGCGACGAACGCGAGCTCAGGGAACAGTTGGTCACGTTGCGCGCCGAGCATCGCGAGCTCGACGCCGAAATCGCTGCCCTTGAAGGTAACCCTTCGGCTGACCAACTTCTTATCAAGCGGCTGAAAAAGAAGAAGCTCGTCCTGAAAGATCGGATAACCCAGATCGAGGATAAGCTCCTTCCCGATATTATTGCGTGAACGACGTTTCACGCTAGGCTGCTTTGCAGTTCCGCGCGTTTAGTAGTTCATGACCTCGCCCTCACCTGCCGTCGATACTTGGCTTTATCCGGTCGGATCCGGAATTTATTGCGAACCTGGCGATTTTTATATCGACCCCGGCCGGGCGGTCGATCGCGCCATCATTACGCACGGCCATAGCGATCACGCGCGCTCCGGGCATCGCGCCGTTCTGGCGACGGCTGAAACCATTGCCATCATGAAGGTGCGCTACGGCGAGGATTGCGCCGGCTCGTTCCAGGCTTTGGCGCTTGGCGAGACAATCTCGATCAACGGCGTCCGCGTGCGCCTTGCCCCGGCTGGTCACATTCTCGGCTCAGCGCAGGTCGTGATCGAATGGGCTGGGCGGCGGGCGGTGATCTCGGGTGACTATAAACGCTCCAGCGATCCTACGTGTACACCGTTCGAACTCGTCCCTTGCGATGTGTTCGTGACCGAAGCGACGTTCGCGCTGCCCGTATTCCGGCATGAGAAGGCCGCGCACGAAGCGCAGAAGCTGCTGGCATCGCTCGCAGCCGAGCCCGACCGCACGCATCTTGTCGGCGCCTATAACCTTGGCAAAACCCAACGCATGATCCGCGTCGTTCGCGATCAGGGCTACGACAAGCCGATCTATCTGCACGGCGCGGTCGCGTCGCTGACGGAGCTTTATCAGAAGCTCGGCATCGATCTCGGCGACCTTCAACTTGTATCGGAGACAGACGCGAAAGCGATCCGCGGCGGCATCGTGATGTGCCCGCCGTCCGCTCTTGGCGATCGCTGGTCGCGCCGGTTCGGCGATCCGGTGATGGCGTTCGCGAGCGGATGGATGCGCGTGCGCGGACGCGGGCGTCAGCATGGTGTCGAGCTGCCGCTTGTCGTGTCTGATCATGTCGATTGGCCGGAGTTGATCCAGACGATCATCGAAACGGAGGCGGAAGATATTTGGGTGACGCACGGGCGCGAAGACGCGCTGGTGCATTATCTCGGCTCCATCGGACGCAAAGCGCGCGCGTTGGCGCTCGTCGGATACGGCGAGGAGGCGGAATAGCGATGCGCGTATTCGCCCGTCTGCTCGATAGTCTTGTCTATACGCAGAGCCGCAATCGCAAAGTCGCGCTGCTTGGCCATTACTTTCGAACGGCGCCTGATCCCGATCGCGGCTGGGCGCTCGCGGCGCTGACGGACGGCGTGCCGATCCGCATTCCGCTGCGGCGCATGTTGAGCGATCTCGTCTCGCGTTTCGTCGATCCAGTGCTTTATCGGCTATCGCGCGACTACGTCGGCGACACGGCGGAGACGGTGTCGCTGCTCTGGCCGGACGATCGGGTTGTCGTTGCGACGCCGGACGTTGCGGAGGCTGCCGAAACCCAAGATGACGTGCCGGAAAAGCCGAAGCAGCTTGTTCTGGATCTCACCCCCACCGCTCGTCAGTCCCCCACCGCTCGTTTGACCCCCACCGCTCGTTTGACCCCCACCGCTCGTTTGACCCCCACCGCTCGTTTGACCCCCACCCCTAGCCCCTCCCCGCAAGGGGGAGGGGAATCGTTCACTTCTCCCTCGCCCCGCGTGCGGGAAGAGGGCTGGGGTGAGGGGCAGCCGTGGCCGAATGTTTCCGCGCCTCGGCCTCTCCCCGTGGAGGAAGGAGAGAGTGACAACGGGAACTCTCACCTGCCCTCCACGATGGGCGTTCCCACTTCTCCCCTCCCCTTGACGGGGAGGGGTCGGGGGTGGGGTGAAGCGGGACATAACTCAGGCGAGCCGCCGGAGCTTGCGCTTGGCGCGGTCATCGAGGCGATGGCAGATGGGACGACGGCACAGCGCACCGAGCGGCTTGGCCATCTGCTCGATCAACTCGATGCAACTGGACGTTGGGCGCTCCTGAAACTCATCGGCGGGGCTCCGCGCGTCGGCGTGTCTGCACGACTGGCGCGGACGGCGCTGGCGGAATGCTACGGTCGCGATGTCTCAGAGATCGAAGAGATCTGGCACGCGCTGACGCCACCCTATCTCGATCTCTTCCAATGGCTCGACGGCAAAGCCGAGCGGCCCGATCCTGGCTCAAAGCCCGTCTTCCGGCCGGTCATGCTTGCGCATCCGATCGAGGAAGAAGATTGGCCGCGGCTTTCGCCGGAAGATTTTTCGGCGGAATGGAAGTGGGACGGCATTCGCGTGCAGATCGCGGCGCGTGGCGGCGAGGTGAAAATGTTCTCGCGCCAGGGCGATGACATCTCTGGCGCGTTTCCCGAAATTCGCAGCGCCTTTCATGGGCACGATTGCGTCGTCGATGGCGAGTTGCTCGTCATGCGCGAGGGCGAGATCGCGCCGTTCAACGACTTGCAGCAGCGTCTCAACCGCAAGACCGTGACGGCGAAGATGATGCAGATGTATCCGCCGCATGTGCGGCTCTACGATCTGTTATTCGATGGAGCGGAAGACTTGCGCGGGCTGTCGTTTGAAGACCGGCGCGCACGGCTCGAAGCGTGGCACGCGAAGCATCATCCGCGGCTGACGGATATTTCGGCGCTCGTTGCATTCAAGACGTTTGAAGAGCTGGGCGAGTTGTGGGCGTCGGCGCGAGCGGAAGGCATCGAGGGCCTGATGCTGAAGCGGCGCGCGAGCGTTTATCAGGCAGGCCGCGTCAAAGGCGAATGGTTCAAGTGGAAGCGCGCGGCGCTAACGCTCGACTGCGTGCTGATGTACGCGCAGCGCGGCTCGGGCAAACGTTCGTCGTACTATTCCGATTACACGTTCGGCGTCTGGAAGACCGACGACAACGGCGAGAAGCAGCTCGTTCCGGTCGGCAAAGCCTATTCGGGATTTACCGACGAAGAACTGCTCGAACTCGACAAATGGATCAGGGGGCACACAACGGAGGCGTTCGGGCCGGTGCGCGCCGTCGAGCCGGAGCTTGTGTTCGAAGTGGCGTTCGATGCCGTGCAGCCGTCGACGCGGCACAAGTCAGGCGTCGCGATGCGGTTCCCACGCATTCACCGCATCCGCTGGGACAAGCCCGCGGCCGAAGCCGACACTCTGGAAAGTGTTCTGCGGTTGATCGGGGGCGCGACGGCCGCAACGACTGCGGAGCAATCACGTCTCGCGTAAGTATTTGGGCGGCCCGATCCGCTCTGTCATGCCGACGGAGGTCGGCACCCAGACACGTGTCAGCAAAGGTGGTGCTCTGACTTGACTAGATCCCGGCCTGCGCCGGGATAACGGCAATAAAATCGCTTCATCCTCGGCATGAAGCCGAGGATGACATTTGTTCATGGCTGCGAGCGCCGGGCGCTTACTCTGCCGCCGCCTTAGCGGCTTCCGCAGGATTGGCCGTCTCGGCGATGTAGCTCATCGCCGCTGCAACGCCACCCTTCTTGTGGGGCACGCCGGCCAACTCGAAGCCCATCTCGACGCCGGTCAGCGCGCCGAGCACCGTCAGCTCGTTGGTGTCACCGAGATGCGCGATGCGGAACGCCTTGCCAGCGATCTTGTTGAGACCGGTGCCGAGCGACATGTTGAAGTTGTCGAGCACAATCTTGCGATACGCATCGGCGTTATGGCCTTCGGGCATTTGCACCGTCGTGACGGCGGGCGAATAATACTTCGCGTCGCGGCACTGAATTTCAAAGCCCCAGGCGCGGACGGCGCGACGGGTTGCCTCTGCCAAACGGCGATGACGCGCGAAGACGTTTTCCAGGCCTTCCTCGTTGATCATGTCGATCGCTTCGGCGAGGCCGTAGAGCAGGCTCGTCGCCGGCGTGTACGGGAAGTAGCCCGTCGAATTC from Hyphomicrobium sp. MC1 harbors:
- a CDS encoding YdcH family protein, yielding MERRDERELREQLVTLRAEHRELDAEIAALEGNPSADQLLIKRLKKKKLVLKDRITQIEDKLLPDIIA
- a CDS encoding cisplatin damage response ATP-dependent DNA ligase is translated as MRVFARLLDSLVYTQSRNRKVALLGHYFRTAPDPDRGWALAALTDGVPIRIPLRRMLSDLVSRFVDPVLYRLSRDYVGDTAETVSLLWPDDRVVVATPDVAEAAETQDDVPEKPKQLVLDLTPTARQSPTARLTPTARLTPTARLTPTARLTPTPSPSPQGGGESFTSPSPRVREEGWGEGQPWPNVSAPRPLPVEEGESDNGNSHLPSTMGVPTSPLPLTGRGRGWGEAGHNSGEPPELALGAVIEAMADGTTAQRTERLGHLLDQLDATGRWALLKLIGGAPRVGVSARLARTALAECYGRDVSEIEEIWHALTPPYLDLFQWLDGKAERPDPGSKPVFRPVMLAHPIEEEDWPRLSPEDFSAEWKWDGIRVQIAARGGEVKMFSRQGDDISGAFPEIRSAFHGHDCVVDGELLVMREGEIAPFNDLQQRLNRKTVTAKMMQMYPPHVRLYDLLFDGAEDLRGLSFEDRRARLEAWHAKHHPRLTDISALVAFKTFEELGELWASARAEGIEGLMLKRRASVYQAGRVKGEWFKWKRAALTLDCVLMYAQRGSGKRSSYYSDYTFGVWKTDDNGEKQLVPVGKAYSGFTDEELLELDKWIRGHTTEAFGPVRAVEPELVFEVAFDAVQPSTRHKSGVAMRFPRIHRIRWDKPAAEADTLESVLRLIGGATAATTAEQSRLA
- a CDS encoding ligase-associated DNA damage response exonuclease, coding for MTSPSPAVDTWLYPVGSGIYCEPGDFYIDPGRAVDRAIITHGHSDHARSGHRAVLATAETIAIMKVRYGEDCAGSFQALALGETISINGVRVRLAPAGHILGSAQVVIEWAGRRAVISGDYKRSSDPTCTPFELVPCDVFVTEATFALPVFRHEKAAHEAQKLLASLAAEPDRTHLVGAYNLGKTQRMIRVVRDQGYDKPIYLHGAVASLTELYQKLGIDLGDLQLVSETDAKAIRGGIVMCPPSALGDRWSRRFGDPVMAFASGWMRVRGRGRQHGVELPLVVSDHVDWPELIQTIIETEAEDIWVTHGREDALVHYLGSIGRKARALALVGYGEEAE
- a CDS encoding YdcH family protein; its protein translation is MTITAHLAELAEKHRALEQKINQVAVSPGSDDIEVRRLKQEKLKLKDEIERLRRETRH